GGGCTGGATCGAAGCGGCCGACCTCGTCATCAAGGGCGTCGAAGGCGCCATCGCCAGCAAGCGCGTCACCGGCGACTTCGCCCGCCTGATGGACGACGCCACCCAGATCGGCAGCGACACCTTCGGCGACGAAATGATCAAGCAGATGGGCTAACCCCTCCGCCTGGATGAACTATCGTGCTGTCGGTGCAATGCCGACAGCACGGAGGCAGACGGTGTTCTAAACTGGCCTCATACGGCCCCAAAGCGGGCCAGATTGCCGCCACCGCAGGAACACGTCATGGATCTTCAACCCGAAATCCACGTTCAATGCCCCTATTGCTGGGAAACGATCCCCCTGTACCTCGACGCCAGCGCCGGCACCCAGGAGTACACGGAGGATTGCTCCGTCTGCTGTCGGCCGATCATCGTGCACGTCTCCTTTCTCTTCGACGAACCGGCGGTCTGGGTCGAACCGGAAATGGACTGAATGCATGCGTGGATGAATCACCACCCTTCCCCCGCACTGCCCGAAACCGGGGTTTAACCCCGCATGCCGGCCTGTGGTAGCATTCGCCCGCAATTGTCTACGTAGCTCAGTTGGATAGAGCGGCCCCCTCCTAAGGGGCAGGTCACAGGTTCGACTCCTGTCGTGGACACCATCTCCCCTCCGTTCATCTTTCCTCGGCCACGTGGGCGCTCCGAATTTTGGCGTCGACGCTGTACGCCTGGTCGGGCCCATTCTCCGCGCTTCCTTCTGCGGTTTGATCAACCACCACGTTTATCACTCCCCATAAAACCCTCGCCAATCCATTGGGACGAAAGCGATCTATACCGTTGCAAATACTCGGGATTTCCGGGCGCCGACGACACAGAAAATGCGTTTTCTATTGCACCTCATAAAGATTCATGCAATATGCATGTTTATATTCATTCGTCCAAGACGGGGAGGCGCTCCGATGACCGATTCCATCCACATCCCGCTCGATTCCGATGCAAAATCGCCCGTCATCTCGGGCGACTCGGCCCGCCGCGCCGCCAAATGGTTCAATTACGGCAATATGATCGCGCTGGCCATCCCCTTCCCATTGGGGATCTTCTGGGCCGGTATGTCGATGCTGATCTACGGTTTAAACAAGCATCATCCCAACCCCAAGGTGGGGTACTACACGCAACGCGCCGCATATCGGTTTTATGGCGTGGTCGGATCGTTCATCCCCGTCGGTCTGTTTTTCCCGGTACAACTCATGTATTACTTGATTTTCTGGGCGATTGCCGCTGCAATCATATTGCCTTGGTCAATTTACGACTTGTACCGGATCAACCACGACATCTGGGAAAACAGTACGGTTGAAGCGCCCCCAGCATTCGCTGAAACGGAATAGATCCGTGGCGCCGTTCATGCCCGGTCGTTGGGCTGAACCATCGGCGGGTTCGTTCGAGTCATGCTGTGTCAGCAGTTATCGTCAGATTCCAAGACCCTACCCCGTAATGGAGTCCGAACATGAACATCCGCCCACTTATCACCCATCTGTTTCTGGATATCGGCGGGGTCCTGCTGACCAACGGCTGGGACCATGAGGCGCGCCAGCGGGCCGCCGATCACTTCGGTCTTGATCTCGCCGATCTGGAAGCGCGCCATCACCTGACCTTCGACACCTACGAAGCAGGGAAAATCTCGCTCGACACCTATCTGGAGCGGGTCGTTTTTCACCAGAAGCGCACCTTCACCCTGGGCGAATTTCAAGCGTTCATGGTCGCGCAATCGCAGCCCGATAACGCGATGATTGGCCTGATGAGCCGCCTCAAGACCCGGTACGGCCTGAAAATCGCCGTCGTCAGCAATGAAGGGCGCGAATTGAATGCGTATCGCATCAACACGTTTCACCTGAACGAATTCGTCGACACCTTCATCTCCTCCTGTTTTGTCCATCGCCGCAAACCCGACGAGGACATCTTTCGACTGGCGCTGGACATCACCCAGGCCAAAGCGGAAAACGTCCTATACATCGAAAATACGCCGCTGTTCGTTCAGGTGGCCGAAAGCCTGGGCATTCAGGGACTATTACACACGGATTTTCACGCGACGCGTTCACGGTTGGTCGCCTACGGCCTGGCGGATACCTCCGATGCACGGGAGTGAGTGGGCCGTGCCTTCAGCGTCACCCCGGAGGGATGACCGCTGCACGCGCTAAAGACGGGGTGGCGGCGCTGGCGGCTGCGTCGGCTACTGACGCAGCACCCCATTCCGACGGATCTTTGGCTCGATGTTACCCGACGGATGCCGACACTGGACGGACTGGATGCGATCCGAATGGTGCGGCTTCGCGTGCTGGCCACTTGGTTTCTACGCGATAAAACCATTACCGGCGCGCAGAACCTGGCCGTGACGCCCGACATGCGGGTCGCCGTGGCCGCACAGGCCTGCCAACTCATATTGGCGCTGGACGTATCGTATTTCGACGGCTGGTCGGAGGTCATTCTGTATCCGGGTGCCTTCCGCACGCGCCACGAACAGATGGACGACGCGGGCATCGTGCACCACGACGCCCGCACCCTGAGCGGCGAAGCCTGGCTGCATGGCCCGGTCGTTCTGGCTTGGGCGGAAGTCGAGGAAGAACTCTTTCATCCGCACGCGGGCCGCAACGTGGTGGTGCATGAATTCGCCCACAAACTCGACGGTCTGAACGGCGCGATGAATGGCATGCCACCCCTGCATCGTGGGATGCATCGGCCCGACTGGACGCGG
The Halothiobacillus diazotrophicus DNA segment above includes these coding regions:
- a CDS encoding CPXCG motif-containing cysteine-rich protein, whose translation is MDLQPEIHVQCPYCWETIPLYLDASAGTQEYTEDCSVCCRPIIVHVSFLFDEPAVWVEPEMD
- a CDS encoding HAD hydrolase-like protein codes for the protein MNIRPLITHLFLDIGGVLLTNGWDHEARQRAADHFGLDLADLEARHHLTFDTYEAGKISLDTYLERVVFHQKRTFTLGEFQAFMVAQSQPDNAMIGLMSRLKTRYGLKIAVVSNEGRELNAYRINTFHLNEFVDTFISSCFVHRRKPDEDIFRLALDITQAKAENVLYIENTPLFVQVAESLGIQGLLHTDFHATRSRLVAYGLADTSDARE
- a CDS encoding M90 family metallopeptidase, with amino-acid sequence MHALKTGWRRWRLRRLLTQHPIPTDLWLDVTRRMPTLDGLDAIRMVRLRVLATWFLRDKTITGAQNLAVTPDMRVAVAAQACQLILALDVSYFDGWSEVILYPGAFRTRHEQMDDAGIVHHDARTLSGEAWLHGPVVLAWAEVEEELFHPHAGRNVVVHEFAHKLDGLNGAMNGMPPLHRGMHRPDWTRAFGRAYARLRLQLARGDATLLDPYAATNPAEFFAVASEYYITAPQLLLTGYPEVYAQLDLFYRPAPS